In Fervidobacterium nodosum Rt17-B1, one genomic interval encodes:
- a CDS encoding electron transfer flavoprotein subunit beta/FixA family protein — protein MRIIVFAKQVPDTTEVKVDPVKGTLIRDGVRSIMNPEDKNALEEALRLKDKFGAKVTVITMGPPMAEAILRESYAMGADEAILITDPLYAGADTWVTSMILARAAQLIGFDLILTGRQAIDGDTAQVGIEIAQHLGIPVIAYAIGVEIKEDRVIVKRELDDRIEILSTPLPCVITCSKDINKPRYMRVPYIFEAYSKEIKILNNSVLKFDKNEVGLVGSPTKVRKTFTKGPKGEGVLFQGDIDEAVQKIIEAIPVLGK, from the coding sequence ATGAGAATAATCGTATTCGCAAAGCAAGTACCCGATACAACGGAAGTTAAAGTTGATCCAGTTAAGGGTACACTCATCAGAGACGGTGTCAGGTCGATTATGAACCCAGAGGACAAAAACGCGTTAGAAGAAGCGTTGAGATTAAAGGACAAATTTGGTGCGAAAGTAACGGTCATAACCATGGGGCCACCTATGGCTGAAGCCATACTCAGGGAAAGTTATGCAATGGGCGCCGATGAAGCGATACTCATAACCGACCCACTGTACGCTGGAGCGGATACATGGGTTACAAGTATGATACTTGCAAGAGCTGCTCAGCTTATCGGTTTTGACCTAATACTCACAGGCAGACAAGCCATAGACGGTGACACAGCGCAAGTGGGAATAGAAATCGCTCAGCATTTGGGCATTCCCGTAATAGCTTACGCAATTGGTGTTGAGATAAAAGAAGATAGAGTAATAGTTAAAAGGGAACTCGATGACAGAATAGAAATCCTATCAACTCCTCTCCCATGTGTTATAACCTGTTCAAAAGACATCAACAAACCAAGGTACATGAGAGTACCTTACATCTTTGAAGCGTATTCTAAAGAGATAAAAATACTAAATAACAGCGTTTTAAAATTCGACAAAAACGAAGTTGGGCTTGTAGGTTCACCTACAAAAGTAAGAAAAACTTTCACAAAAGGACCAAAAGGCGAAGGCGTACTCTTCCAAGGAGACATAGACGAAGCCGTTCAAAAAATCATCGAAGCTATACCCGTGCTTGGAAAATAA
- a CDS encoding electron transfer flavoprotein subunit alpha/FixB family protein — MIMVLCQQEDGELHKVGLELLGKARELAQDLETQVTAVIPGVDISHLAPILIQHGADRVILVRHKELKNYTVEKYTEAFCQIIEKEKPEILLLGATQLGREIGPSLAARLKTGLTADCTQLEIDKETKLLLMTRPAFGGNLMATIICPNNRPQMATVRPGVFPLKNADVNRKGEIIEFIPNLEGKEFKITIEEIVKKVRKGTDITETKIIVAGGRGIGSKEGFEQLKELADLLGGEVAGSRAAVDNGWIEKDRQVGQTGKVVRPKLYIAVGISGAIQHLAGMQESEYIIAINKDPEAPIMKIADLAIVGDWKQIIGRLIQKLRQEEKEEQISQISQISQIS; from the coding sequence ATGATAATGGTTCTTTGCCAGCAGGAAGATGGCGAACTTCACAAAGTCGGTCTTGAGTTACTTGGTAAGGCGCGTGAACTTGCACAAGATTTAGAAACGCAAGTTACAGCGGTTATCCCTGGAGTTGACATATCCCACTTAGCCCCGATACTTATCCAACACGGAGCTGATAGAGTTATCCTTGTAAGACACAAAGAACTCAAAAATTACACAGTCGAAAAATACACGGAAGCATTTTGCCAAATCATCGAAAAAGAAAAACCAGAAATACTCTTACTTGGCGCAACGCAACTTGGCAGAGAAATCGGACCAAGCCTTGCGGCAAGGTTAAAAACAGGCTTAACGGCAGATTGTACACAACTTGAAATAGATAAAGAAACGAAATTACTCCTCATGACAAGACCCGCATTCGGTGGCAATTTAATGGCAACAATAATCTGCCCAAACAACAGACCGCAAATGGCGACAGTGCGACCGGGTGTATTTCCACTCAAAAACGCAGATGTAAACAGAAAAGGGGAAATTATAGAATTTATCCCAAATTTAGAAGGTAAAGAATTCAAAATAACAATCGAGGAAATTGTTAAGAAAGTTAGAAAAGGAACGGACATAACCGAGACGAAGATAATCGTCGCGGGCGGCCGAGGGATAGGTTCCAAAGAAGGATTTGAACAGTTGAAAGAACTGGCAGATTTACTCGGTGGAGAAGTGGCAGGCTCAAGAGCAGCTGTGGACAACGGCTGGATAGAAAAAGACAGACAAGTGGGTCAGACAGGGAAAGTGGTAAGACCAAAACTGTACATCGCGGTTGGTATCTCTGGAGCAATCCAGCACCTTGCTGGAATGCAAGAAAGCGAATACATAATAGCCATAAACAAAGACCCGGAAGCCCCAATAATGAAAATAGCCGACCTTGCCATCGTCGGTGATTGGAAACAAATCATAGGTAGATTAATACAAAAATTAAGGCAAGAAGAAAAAGAAGAACAGATATCACAGATATCACAGATATCACAGATATCTTAA
- a CDS encoding glycosyltransferase family 4 protein → MKVLVITSLGPKVSNPQAGIFIINRLKHYEMHGIDFDVAVLGYNDNKMVTFAKKFLKIYNKNQPLSTCCGIKLTPVLIDRSLIDLALFKTLPNYFLKTAGRFAQRIENMFRVEDYDLIHGHGMYSIPAGLIANILSEKYNKPFAVSWHGGDVNVVMPKRGKIYVKVLEKASANIFVSNAILEKAKSYGYSGKNAVVIPNGYDQEVFKPFDKESVRKELGIYKKGYKYIGFVGNLLPIKRADKLGEIFNLISKVYPNTYFIVVGDGPLREEIKKETEGLNIIFTGGLPQQEVAKWMNAMDVMILPSRQEGFGAVAIEAQACGTCVVGSSNGGIPEAIGFPEYVVQEGENFEERFAKKVVEVLEHGYDANKLIERSKGFTWRNIVAKEIDVYKNVLNLIK, encoded by the coding sequence GTGAAAGTTCTGGTGATAACAAGCCTTGGTCCGAAGGTTTCAAATCCACAAGCTGGGATATTCATTATCAACAGGTTGAAACATTATGAAATGCACGGAATAGATTTTGACGTTGCCGTGTTGGGGTACAACGATAATAAGATGGTGACTTTTGCTAAAAAGTTTTTGAAGATTTATAACAAAAACCAGCCTCTTAGTACGTGTTGCGGAATAAAGCTAACACCTGTTTTAATAGATAGAAGTTTGATTGACTTAGCATTGTTCAAGACTTTACCGAATTATTTCTTAAAAACCGCAGGAAGGTTTGCCCAAAGAATTGAAAATATGTTTAGAGTAGAAGATTACGACTTAATTCATGGGCATGGTATGTACAGTATACCAGCTGGATTAATCGCAAATATTTTATCTGAGAAATACAACAAGCCGTTCGCCGTAAGTTGGCATGGTGGGGATGTAAATGTAGTTATGCCGAAAAGAGGCAAAATATATGTTAAAGTCCTCGAGAAGGCTTCGGCTAATATTTTTGTTAGCAACGCTATTTTGGAAAAAGCAAAATCGTATGGATATTCGGGGAAAAATGCGGTTGTAATTCCTAATGGATACGATCAAGAAGTATTTAAGCCTTTTGATAAAGAAAGTGTAAGAAAAGAGCTCGGAATTTACAAAAAAGGCTATAAATACATTGGATTTGTTGGCAATCTTTTACCGATAAAGAGGGCTGATAAACTAGGTGAAATATTTAATCTAATTTCGAAAGTATATCCAAACACGTATTTCATAGTAGTTGGAGATGGACCGTTGAGAGAGGAAATTAAGAAGGAAACAGAAGGTTTAAATATTATCTTTACCGGGGGATTACCTCAACAAGAAGTAGCAAAATGGATGAATGCAATGGATGTGATGATATTACCAAGTAGGCAGGAAGGATTTGGGGCCGTGGCAATCGAAGCGCAAGCGTGTGGTACTTGCGTAGTTGGAAGTAGCAATGGAGGGATACCAGAAGCGATAGGCTTTCCAGAGTATGTAGTTCAAGAAGGAGAAAATTTTGAAGAAAGGTTTGCTAAGAAAGTGGTTGAAGTATTAGAACATGGATATGATGCCAACAAGCTAATAGAAAGAAGCAAAGGGTTTACTTGGAGAAATATTGTGGCAAAAGAGATAGATGTGTATAAAAATGTTTTAAATTTGATAAAGTAA
- a CDS encoding ATP-binding protein, whose product MDEKKLKYIIEALFDKPIDNGDLLVDREKEIEHLNKIAYFQPMGIFGVCGETGVGKTTTLNFINSENAKRFYVLITEKDSKEVIIGDFLYKLSNLALGLKKKEINKVANEAKEFILTEMSQSTSYGAGLSVSASFSYGKSTVSKKRFNIYTVKDYLDELLSLLVKVYGKILVIIDELDKEKKEEVLNILDSLKSVLFKENIVTFVSLPFSIYREYSNDRMRWNESGNLENIFRDMIFLDPLTVDDIKKMILKRIKEYPDYFEMDALDEIAAFSDGNPRDALWIAQQIAIINSDKDKISKEVVKESIREIMAKGLEKTWSFTEIQKTILQELINNPLDKSELVKRLEKKIKRQTVYTYVKRMIDDGVLTENNGVLRVSTKIKYYIESL is encoded by the coding sequence AGAAGGAGATAGAGCATTTGAATAAAATTGCTTATTTCCAACCGATGGGTATTTTTGGTGTATGTGGTGAAACTGGTGTTGGAAAGACGACAACTCTGAATTTTATCAATTCCGAAAACGCAAAAAGGTTCTATGTTTTAATAACTGAGAAAGATTCAAAAGAGGTAATAATTGGTGATTTTTTGTATAAGCTTTCTAATTTGGCGTTGGGGTTGAAAAAGAAGGAAATCAATAAGGTGGCTAATGAGGCAAAGGAGTTTATATTAACCGAGATGAGCCAAAGTACTTCGTATGGAGCAGGTTTAAGTGTTTCTGCCAGTTTTTCATATGGGAAATCAACTGTGAGCAAGAAGAGGTTCAATATATACACGGTGAAGGATTATCTTGATGAGCTGTTATCTTTGCTTGTTAAAGTGTACGGAAAGATTTTGGTTATAATCGATGAATTGGATAAAGAAAAGAAGGAAGAGGTTTTAAATATTTTGGACTCACTAAAGAGTGTGTTGTTTAAGGAGAATATAGTCACTTTCGTTTCTTTGCCATTTTCTATATACAGAGAGTATTCGAATGATAGGATGAGGTGGAACGAGAGCGGGAATTTGGAAAATATATTCAGGGACATGATATTCCTTGATCCATTAACGGTGGATGATATAAAGAAGATGATTTTGAAAAGGATAAAGGAATATCCAGATTATTTTGAGATGGATGCCTTAGATGAAATAGCCGCTTTTAGCGATGGAAATCCGAGAGATGCCTTATGGATAGCTCAGCAGATAGCTATAATTAATTCAGATAAAGATAAAATCAGCAAGGAAGTGGTGAAGGAAAGTATAAGGGAGATTATGGCAAAAGGGCTTGAGAAAACGTGGTCGTTTACAGAGATACAAAAGACGATATTGCAAGAGTTGATAAACAATCCTTTGGATAAGTCTGAGCTCGTCAAAAGGTTGGAAAAAAAGATTAAACGCCAAACGGTGTACACTTACGTTAAGAGAATGATAGATGATGGAGTATTAACAGAAAATAACGGTGTGTTGAGGGTTTCAACGAAGATTAAGTACTATATAGAGAGTCTTTGA
- a CDS encoding acyl-CoA dehydrogenase: protein MDYLLTKEQLLARELFREFAEKEVKPLAQKVDEEEYFPIETVKKMAEIGMMGIPFPKEIGGAGGDYLTYIMAVEELAKVCATTSIILSAHTSLCCWPIFNFGTQQQKEKYLRPLLKGEMIGAFALTEPNAGSDAGNQQTTAKLVGDYYILNGSKIFITNGGVADVFIVFAMTDKSKGTKGISAFIVEKSFEGFKIGKPEKKMGIRGSSTTELIFEDCKVPKENLLGSEGMGFKIALQTLDGGRIGVGAQALGIAEGAIDEVLRYVKERKQFGKSIGSFQGIQWYIADMITKTRAAKLLVYDAAIKKDKGILTSADAAMAKKYASDVAMEVTTQAVQIFGGYGYTRDYPVERMMRDAKITQIYEGTNEVQKMVIAAQYIK from the coding sequence ATGGATTACTTACTCACGAAAGAGCAACTACTTGCGAGAGAATTATTCAGAGAATTCGCGGAAAAAGAGGTTAAACCGTTAGCTCAGAAAGTGGATGAAGAAGAATACTTCCCAATAGAAACAGTCAAAAAAATGGCGGAAATAGGTATGATGGGCATACCTTTCCCCAAAGAAATTGGAGGAGCGGGTGGCGATTATTTAACGTACATTATGGCCGTTGAAGAGTTAGCAAAAGTTTGTGCGACTACATCGATAATCCTCTCGGCTCACACTTCCCTTTGCTGCTGGCCTATCTTTAATTTCGGCACGCAACAGCAAAAAGAAAAATACTTGAGACCACTGTTGAAAGGTGAGATGATTGGTGCGTTCGCGCTTACAGAACCAAATGCAGGCAGTGATGCGGGTAATCAACAGACAACCGCGAAACTTGTTGGCGATTACTACATCCTCAACGGCTCCAAGATATTTATAACCAACGGCGGTGTTGCAGATGTCTTCATCGTCTTTGCTATGACAGATAAATCGAAGGGCACAAAAGGCATCAGTGCGTTTATCGTTGAGAAATCCTTTGAAGGTTTCAAGATAGGCAAGCCTGAAAAGAAGATGGGAATAAGAGGTTCATCGACAACAGAGTTAATATTCGAAGATTGCAAAGTCCCCAAGGAAAACTTGCTTGGTAGCGAAGGTATGGGATTTAAGATCGCTCTTCAAACGTTAGATGGTGGAAGAATAGGCGTTGGCGCGCAAGCACTTGGCATTGCCGAAGGCGCAATAGATGAAGTGCTTAGATACGTTAAAGAAAGAAAACAATTTGGAAAATCCATTGGTTCATTCCAAGGAATCCAATGGTATATAGCCGATATGATAACAAAAACACGCGCAGCAAAATTATTAGTTTATGACGCGGCGATAAAAAAAGACAAAGGGATACTCACAAGTGCGGACGCGGCTATGGCAAAGAAATACGCCTCAGATGTTGCGATGGAAGTAACAACCCAAGCTGTCCAGATATTCGGCGGTTACGGTTATACAAGAGATTATCCAGTCGAACGAATGATGAGAGACGCGAAGATAACACAGATATACGAAGGAACAAACGAAGTGCAGAAAATGGTCATTGCCGCACAGTACATCAAATAA
- a CDS encoding glycosyltransferase family 2 protein: MKISVLMPTYNDAKHIGKSIESVLSQRKVDVELIIVNDGSTDETEKIVLSYNDRRIKYIKQENKGQLDALLNGSKFITGDLVCLFHSDDLLTDEFAFKRNAITIIEKNLDGVYSDYVKINEKDEETGILRVYKNFGENT; this comes from the coding sequence ATGAAAATATCTGTTCTAATGCCAACTTACAACGATGCTAAGCATATAGGTAAATCTATAGAAAGTGTCTTAAGTCAACGTAAAGTAGATGTTGAACTCATAATCGTAAATGATGGCTCAACCGATGAGACAGAAAAAATTGTGCTTTCTTATAACGATAGAAGGATAAAGTACATAAAACAAGAGAATAAAGGGCAACTTGACGCATTGCTGAATGGTAGTAAATTTATAACTGGAGATCTTGTTTGTTTATTTCATTCTGATGATTTGTTGACTGATGAGTTTGCTTTCAAAAGGAATGCAATAACAATCATTGAGAAAAATTTGGATGGTGTGTACAGTGACTATGTAAAAATAAATGAAAAAGACGAAGAGACTGGAATTTTGAGAGTATACAAAAACTTTGGTGAAAACACTTAA
- a CDS encoding glycosyltransferase family 4 protein yields MKIAILSFDNSKVINYGGKHIHQNLLERALKILGHDVTTFYPPIESKKFFQILKIILSNPASLFSYYVRYKKKFQDRFHLFSSLKLDNFDIVHCHDVGSLYNIDHPSTVLTLHGYLAREAVNYSPTISEKDKRKIFDFCMQIEKSAVKKAKHIITVDSRLKNYVIQEFGYPEDKVTVIYNAVDTDLFKPVTDEEKILLRGELGFPKDTFIVFVPRRYVKKNGVDYAARAFSKIKSNDYLFVFAGRGLLKSEIQEILKDNSNALILDAIPNAEIHKYYKAADLILIPSVSSDDVEEATSLSMLEGMACGKVVVCTNVGGMKEVVKHMENGILIEQKNVDAIVETLHYVKNNYDNFSELRQRAREYVVKNHSYIEHAKKIVEIYEKVISETRR; encoded by the coding sequence GTGAAAATAGCTATATTATCGTTTGATAATTCAAAGGTTATAAATTACGGTGGAAAACACATACATCAAAATTTATTAGAACGTGCTCTTAAAATACTTGGGCATGATGTGACAACGTTTTATCCTCCGATTGAAAGTAAAAAATTTTTTCAAATATTGAAGATTATACTCTCAAATCCAGCCTCTTTATTTTCTTATTATGTACGATACAAGAAAAAATTCCAGGATCGCTTTCATTTATTTTCCTCGCTAAAATTAGATAATTTTGACATAGTTCACTGTCATGATGTTGGAAGTCTTTACAATATTGACCATCCGTCGACAGTTTTAACATTGCATGGATATCTGGCAAGGGAAGCGGTTAATTACTCACCTACCATTTCCGAAAAAGACAAACGTAAAATTTTCGATTTTTGCATGCAAATAGAAAAAAGTGCGGTGAAAAAGGCTAAGCATATTATAACTGTCGATAGCAGGTTGAAAAACTATGTTATTCAAGAATTTGGCTATCCAGAAGATAAGGTTACTGTTATATACAACGCTGTTGATACAGATCTCTTCAAACCTGTTACAGATGAAGAAAAAATTTTACTTCGAGGCGAACTCGGATTTCCAAAAGATACCTTTATTGTTTTTGTTCCAAGAAGGTATGTAAAAAAGAATGGAGTAGATTACGCTGCACGTGCTTTTTCTAAAATTAAGTCAAATGATTATCTCTTTGTTTTTGCTGGTCGAGGTCTGTTAAAATCAGAAATTCAGGAGATACTCAAAGATAACTCCAACGCGCTCATACTTGATGCTATACCGAATGCCGAAATTCACAAATATTACAAAGCAGCTGATTTGATATTAATACCAAGTGTTTCCTCTGATGATGTTGAAGAGGCAACTTCACTGAGTATGTTGGAAGGTATGGCGTGTGGGAAAGTGGTTGTGTGCACAAACGTAGGTGGTATGAAGGAAGTTGTAAAACATATGGAGAATGGAATACTTATAGAACAAAAGAATGTTGATGCGATAGTTGAAACTTTACATTATGTTAAGAACAACTATGACAATTTTTCTGAGCTTAGGCAAAGAGCAAGGGAATACGTTGTGAAGAACCATTCTTACATTGAACATGCGAAAAAAATTGTTGAAATATACGAAAAAGTTATTTCGGAAACAAGGCGGTGA
- the aglB gene encoding cyclomaltodextrinase, whose amino-acid sequence MLSYPIYPTYPTPYWAFESVVYEIFPDRFAIGKGKSIKDKAHLYKDGILKDWDEPPVSTGDGKQNKWFYGGDLWGIAEKVGYLKELAINAVYLTPIFKSPSNHKYDAVDYFKVDSQFGGMNAFKSLLKSLKSNNIRLILDGVFNHVSSQHPWFLKAKRWMRDYVSRFSIYEDGHRGWWGIRSLPEFHLEENVVREYIASVVEHYLKLGIDGWRLDCGQDLGPVNNAFITSIVKSVSVDKYVVSELWTYPDRWDMVDGIMNYNLREVVFSYLNGELKEPGNALEGVFKSTRNIYGCWNMLDSHDTERLANSIPDKALRKLAIVLQFTFPGVPVVYYGTEIGLDGGKDPECRKTMVWDRSKWDLDMFEFYKKLIALRKSEIAFKVGSFEVLNNEPLVFLRKAPYVLDDVIVAVNPGEERKVAVSVKDGRLLDRTVFVDLFTQEQFKLTSGVLRFEIAEKSFRILKPLNEIVKGYNQYKRIY is encoded by the coding sequence TTGTTGAGTTATCCAATTTATCCAACTTATCCAACGCCTTACTGGGCCTTCGAGAGTGTTGTGTACGAAATTTTTCCAGATAGATTCGCTATTGGTAAAGGAAAGAGCATTAAAGATAAAGCTCATTTATACAAAGATGGCATTTTAAAAGATTGGGATGAACCACCTGTAAGTACTGGTGATGGGAAGCAAAATAAGTGGTTTTACGGTGGAGATTTGTGGGGAATTGCGGAGAAAGTTGGTTATTTAAAAGAGTTGGCTATTAATGCAGTTTATTTAACTCCCATATTTAAATCTCCATCTAATCACAAGTACGATGCTGTTGATTATTTTAAAGTCGATAGTCAATTCGGCGGGATGAACGCGTTTAAAAGTTTGTTGAAGAGTTTGAAAAGTAATAATATAAGGCTAATTTTGGATGGTGTTTTCAATCATGTGAGTTCTCAGCACCCGTGGTTTTTGAAAGCGAAAAGGTGGATGAGAGATTACGTAAGTAGGTTTTCTATATACGAAGATGGACATAGGGGATGGTGGGGAATCAGGTCTTTACCGGAATTTCACCTTGAGGAAAATGTGGTACGTGAATATATCGCAAGTGTTGTGGAGCATTATTTAAAGCTTGGGATAGATGGTTGGAGGCTTGATTGCGGTCAAGACCTTGGACCTGTCAATAACGCTTTTATAACCTCAATTGTGAAATCTGTTTCCGTTGATAAGTACGTTGTTAGTGAGCTTTGGACTTATCCAGATAGGTGGGACATGGTCGATGGGATTATGAATTACAATCTCAGAGAGGTTGTGTTTAGTTATTTAAATGGTGAATTAAAAGAACCGGGGAATGCGCTGGAAGGGGTTTTCAAAAGCACAAGAAATATATACGGATGTTGGAATATGCTAGATAGCCACGATACTGAAAGACTTGCAAATTCGATACCAGATAAAGCTTTAAGAAAATTGGCTATCGTCTTGCAATTTACGTTCCCAGGTGTGCCAGTTGTTTATTATGGCACGGAGATAGGTTTAGATGGGGGCAAGGATCCGGAGTGTCGAAAAACGATGGTATGGGATAGGAGTAAATGGGATTTAGATATGTTTGAGTTTTACAAAAAGTTAATAGCGCTCAGAAAGAGTGAAATCGCGTTTAAAGTTGGAAGTTTCGAAGTGCTTAACAATGAGCCTTTGGTGTTTTTAAGGAAGGCACCATACGTGCTGGATGATGTAATCGTTGCGGTCAATCCAGGTGAAGAAAGAAAGGTCGCAGTTTCGGTAAAGGATGGTAGGTTGCTTGACAGGACGGTCTTTGTTGATTTATTCACCCAAGAGCAATTTAAACTCACAAGCGGTGTTCTGAGATTTGAGATAGCCGAAAAGTCTTTTAGGATTTTGAAGCCTTTGAATGAAATCGTTAAAGGGTACAATCAGTACAAAAGAATATATTAA
- a CDS encoding lipopolysaccharide biosynthesis protein, translating to MNINERNLLKKYISFSLGTWFKALISFFITPITTWLINPEEFGKAAMFSTAYSIILLVSILGTPSALLRFFPQKSEEEKTILLWSSLITPIILSALISIVVFIFKSSINAFLVGTSVSNAHVILIATLITGIFQTFNMNLVRTKGRGILFSAIDITQSISQIGFILLYALLVKRDFYALLYAQLFSNILALGIGMYFERDYWFPIKIDKKLVFEVVQYGYPLVFSGLFWWILNWIDRVVLRLYVDFSEIGLYSAAFKIISAMNLLTSGFSTLWYPFAYEQYEKNPENKIIFKRTLDYVAFLTFSAGFVLLSFKDVIFLLLAKTYRPAAAISPFLILNPVMITMAIVVARGIDFSKKTYWFIVSNSTAAIFNLIGNFLLIPIFGAKGAAVSTGLSFIIVFAIESSVSKKLYPVPYNLRKVYYLVIIFIFSASFHTFSQNLFLSILSSLVGLLATVFLYKSEFSKVFSVSVDLIKGIIHKI from the coding sequence ATGAATATAAATGAACGTAATCTTTTGAAGAAATATATTTCATTCTCGCTCGGTACTTGGTTCAAAGCGCTTATATCTTTCTTTATCACACCAATCACTACTTGGCTAATCAATCCAGAAGAGTTTGGAAAAGCCGCGATGTTTTCTACTGCTTACTCGATAATTCTACTTGTAAGTATTCTTGGTACTCCTTCGGCTTTACTTAGATTTTTCCCACAAAAATCAGAAGAGGAAAAAACCATCCTTTTGTGGAGTAGTCTTATAACACCAATTATTTTGAGTGCATTGATAAGTATCGTTGTTTTTATTTTTAAATCCTCCATAAACGCCTTTCTCGTGGGAACTAGTGTATCAAATGCTCATGTTATTTTAATTGCAACGCTAATAACTGGAATTTTCCAAACATTCAATATGAACCTAGTTAGAACTAAAGGAAGAGGAATTCTTTTCTCAGCAATTGACATAACTCAGTCAATCAGTCAAATAGGTTTCATTTTGCTTTATGCTCTGCTTGTAAAACGCGATTTTTACGCTTTGCTTTACGCACAGCTTTTTTCGAATATTTTAGCGCTCGGTATTGGAATGTATTTTGAGAGAGATTATTGGTTCCCAATAAAGATAGATAAAAAATTAGTTTTTGAAGTAGTACAATACGGATATCCGCTTGTTTTCTCCGGCCTTTTTTGGTGGATCCTTAATTGGATAGATAGGGTCGTGTTACGTTTGTACGTAGACTTTTCTGAGATTGGACTTTACAGTGCCGCCTTCAAAATAATCTCGGCGATGAATTTACTTACAAGTGGTTTTTCAACACTTTGGTATCCCTTTGCATACGAACAATATGAGAAAAACCCTGAAAACAAAATTATATTTAAAAGAACTTTGGACTACGTGGCTTTTTTAACATTCTCTGCAGGGTTTGTTCTGCTTTCGTTTAAAGATGTTATCTTCCTTTTGCTTGCAAAAACGTACAGGCCAGCTGCAGCAATTTCTCCATTTTTAATCTTGAATCCTGTAATGATAACTATGGCTATTGTTGTTGCAAGAGGGATAGATTTTTCGAAGAAAACATACTGGTTTATTGTTAGCAACAGCACAGCGGCTATATTCAATTTAATAGGGAATTTCCTGTTGATTCCAATCTTTGGAGCAAAAGGGGCGGCAGTTTCAACAGGATTATCTTTTATAATTGTTTTTGCCATCGAATCAAGTGTCTCCAAAAAGTTGTATCCTGTTCCATACAATTTGAGAAAGGTTTACTATCTTGTGATTATTTTTATTTTCTCGGCATCGTTTCATACATTTTCGCAAAATCTATTCCTATCAATTCTTTCATCATTAGTTGGACTTCTTGCCACAGTTTTTCTATACAAATCGGAATTCTCAAAAGTGTTTTCAGTTAGCGTTGATTTAATCAAGGGAATAATTCATAAAATATGA